Proteins from a genomic interval of Zingiber officinale cultivar Zhangliang chromosome 2A, Zo_v1.1, whole genome shotgun sequence:
- the LOC122043550 gene encoding uncharacterized protein LOC122043550, which translates to MASFGKLKIKSDGDDTIHASSKRKGQPATIGKGKGKIASTSTNNGLQVETMLESTDTETTRTSRGRTHLDKLTKQRVQGIRNEVRFNKLGQPVGGAAIAMQSYIGLLAREKVKISYKTWKQVPNEVKELIWESVNLTYDVPPSWKKGCLNSASNKWSQFKSHLTQTFISKKLDKLEELDEPPSGYGLARDDWISFVRTRMSDDFIKLSEQQKEKRKKNIYPHRLARKGYARYAEEIANELCDDDEINRAIIWKKGRVNKEGKFDGQELKQTIDKIDDYIQQKREGTLEINGTKEDILTKALNSREHSGRVRAVGGHITPSLFFNGSRWKTDHVDRELLIEQKRELVEARKLIQDQDTRIQNLEAIVYKKGGWGSDIDDKGSWSVKLPQQNDNKLNTDKTFPSHEEFNDVEMQVVDKEVALQVKSVILTLDSSTDIVAYGTVVEVIGVNHSLHGVPLPKNCMRVSIDEAMQKSACLPVSIPNECETIGDAVGTHVAWPKHLLMLRQKKRQMKKTAHVENNQTLLSSVPRSLRVVYCYCKRALENERKLSIALGHEVFQDDYELNLHLEDISALYHLEPISGNCVVVYIW; encoded by the exons ATGGCATCCTTtggaaagcttaaaatcaaatctgatgGTGATGACACAATTCATGCTTCAAGCAAGAGAAAAGGACAACCTGCAACGATTGGGAAGGGCAAAGGAAAAATTGCATCTACATCCACTAACAACGGTTTACAGGTTGAGACAATGCTGGAATCTACAGACACTGAAACAACAAGAACATCTAGAGGTCGTACCCATCTGGATAAGCTTACTAAACAAAGGGTTCAAGGAATTCGAAATGAGGTAAGATTTAATAAACTTGGACAGCCAGTAGGAGGAGCTGCTATTGCaatgcaaagttacattggcTTGCTTGCTCGAGAAAAGGTCAAGATATCTTACAAGACGTGGAAACAAGTTCCAAATGAAGTTAAAGAATTGATATGGGAATCAGTTAAT CTGACATATGATGTTCCCCCAAGTTGGAAGAAGGGATGTTTGAATTCAGCAAGTAATAAGTGGAGTCAGTTTAAATCCCATCTCACTCAGACATTCATTTCGAAGAAGCTTGACAAACTCGAAGAGTTGGATGAACCACCTAGCGGCTATGGTCTTGCAAGAGATGATTGGATTTCTTTTGTCAGGACTCGCATGTCTGATGACTTTATT AAACTAAGTGAACAAcagaaggagaaaagaaagaagaacataTACCCCCATCGCCTTGCTCGTAAAGGATATGCACGATAtgctgaagaaata gcaaatgaATTATGTGACGATGATGaaatcaatagagctattatttGGAAGAAAGGAAGGGTTAATAAAGAAGGTAAATTTGATGGCCAAGAGTTGAAACAAACAATAGACAAGATT gatgattatatacAACAGAAGCGTGAGGGTACACTCGAAATTAATGGGACAAAAGAAGATATTCTTACGAAAGCACTCAATTCAAGAGAACATAGTGGACGTGTGAGGGCTGTTGGAGGTCATATCACTCCATCATTGTTCTTTAATGGTAGTAGATGGAAGACTGACCATGTTGATAGAGAGCTACTGATTGAGCAAAAGAGAGAGTTGGTGGAGGCTAGAAAATTAATTCAAGACCAAGATACACGCATTCAAAACCTTGAAGCAATTGTCTACAAAAAGGGTGGATGGGGCAGTGACATTGATGACAAAGGAAGTTGGTCGGTAAAGTTACCTCAGCAAAATGACAATAAACTGAACACCGATAAGACTTTCCCCAGTCATGAAGAGTTCAATGATGTCGAAATGCAAGTTGTGGATAAAGAAGTTGCTTTACAG GTTAAATCAGTTATTTTGACATTGGATTCTAGCACAGAcattgttgcatatggtacaGTTGTTGAGGTCATTGGAGTTAATCACTCTCTCCATGGTGTTCCGTTACCCAAGAATTGTATGCGTGTATCCATCGATGAAGCAATGCAGAAATCAGCATGTTTGCCAGTTTCGATTCCCAATGAATGTGAAACTATTGGTGATGCTGTTGGAACCCATGTGGCTTGGCCAAAACACCTGCTGATGCTACGACAAAAG AAGCGTCAAATGAAGAAAACAGCACATGTAGAAAATAACCAGACTTTGTTATCAAGTGTGCCAAGATCATTGCGCGTGGTGTATTGTTATTGTAAGCGTGCTCTTGAGAATGAAAGGAAATTGTCAATTGCTTTAGGTCATGAGGTATTTCAAGATGATTATGAACTGAACTTGCATCTTGAGGACATTAGTGCTTTGTATCACTTGGAGCCAATTTCAGGAAATTGTGTGGTTGTTTACATATGGTAA